One genomic window of Lytechinus variegatus isolate NC3 chromosome 1, Lvar_3.0, whole genome shotgun sequence includes the following:
- the LOC121408748 gene encoding dnaJ homolog subfamily A member 3, mitochondrial-like isoform X1 produces MAISLFIILQHMLFKMATVSLLRNIRTGQKLSSFYLLQGEIARPNRCKTCRSVSTSRLSTFSTFSKPKSDSLKDKFGGGGLQHHEFIHGLSRNIHTSTTALSGKKDFYQILGVPKTATQKEIKKAYYELAKKYHPDRNKENPDASKKFAEVAEAYEVIGDEGRRKEYDTVGQAGFGAGGMGGGAGGFQGQWQQSTMDPEELFRKIFGNQAFDRGGMFDESMFGGFNAAHEVAMDLTFSEAARGVNKEINVKMEDRCERCKGSRAEPGTKTSKCHQCNGTGQETVNTGPFVMRTTCRRCRGTRVIINVPCIVCRGAGQTMQRKKVVVPVPAGVEDGQTVRMPVGSQELFITFRVARSNQFRRDGADIHSDATISYTQAALGGTCKIKGIYDTITLNIPPGTQSHARIRLPGKGISRVNGYGFGDHHVHIKIKVPTSLGDKQKALLMAYAEEESGVTGTVNGLSKTQDGANIVTDDPQGMVGRIRLGLNTPNSQEFATKVADDINEKEDDTKRSSKS; encoded by the exons ATGGCGATATCTCTCTTTATCATTCTTCAACACATGTTGTTCAAAATGGCGACGGTCAGCCTCCTGCGAAACATCAGAACCGGTCAGAAATTGTCTTCTTTTTATCTCTTACAAGGAGAGATTGCTCGTCCGAACAGATGCAAAACATGCAGAAGTGTGTCAACTAGCAGACTATCGACTTTTTCGACTTTTTCAAAACCTAAAAGCGATagtttaaaagataaatttgGAGGAGGAG GCTTACAGCATCATGAGTTTATCCATGGATTGAGCAGAAACATACACACAAGTACAACAGCATTGTCAGGAAAAAAAGATTTCTATCAAATACTGGGGGTTCCTAAAACAGCAACTCAGAAAGAAATCAAGAAAGCTTATTATGag TTGGCCAAGAAATACCACCCTGATAGGAACAAAGAGAACCCTGATGCATCCAAGAAGTTTGCTGAAGTTGCAGAAGCATATGAG gTTATAGGAGATGAAGGTCGGAGGAAAGAATATGACACGGTAGGTCAAGCTGGTTTTGGAGCAGGTGGAATGGGCGGTGGGGCTGGTGGCTTCCAGGGACAGTGGCAACAATCAACCATGGATCCTGAGGAACTCTTCCGGAAGATCTTTGGCAATCAGGCTTTTGACCGAGGTGGCATGTTTGACGAGTCAATGTTTGGTGGATTCAATGCTGCTCATGAG GTGGCCATGGATTTGACATTCAGTGAAGCAGCCAGAGGTGTAAACAAGGAGATAAACGTTAAGATGGAGGACAGGTGTGAACGATGCAAGGGATCTCGTGCTGAACCAGGAACAAAAACATCAAAGTGTCACCAGTGCAATGGAACAGGACAG GAAACTGTGAACACAGGACCATTTGTGATGAGAACAACATGTCGGCGTTGCCGTGGTACCCGAGTAATCATTAATGTTCCATGTATAGTGTGTAGAGGGGCAGGACAGACCATGCAAAGAAAGAAAGTAGTTGTTCCAGTACCAGCAG GTGTTGAAGATGGTCAAACAGTAAGAATGCCTGTTGGTAGTCAAGAGTTATTCATCACGTTCCGTGTTGCTAGGAGTAACCAGTTCCGAAGAGATGGAGCAGACATACATTCAGATGCTACCATCAGCTACACTCAGGCTGCTCTCGGTGGTACATGCAAAATCAAGGGAATCTATGATACTATTACACTTAAT ATTCCACCCGGCACCCAGTCACATGCTAGGATACGTCTACCAGGTAAAGGCATTAGTCGTGTCAATGGCTACGGGTTTGGAGATCACCATGTTCATATCAAGATCAAGGTCCCTAC ATCTTTAGGAGATAAACAGAAGGCATTACTAATGGCGTATGCTGAAGAAGAATCAGGAGTGACAGGGACAGTCAATGGACTTAGTAAAACACAGGATG GAGCCAACATTGTGACTGACGACCCACAGGGCATGGTGGGAAGGATCCGTCTTGGTCTAAACACTCCTAATTCACAAGAGTTTGCCACGAAGGTAGCAGATGATATCAATGAGAAAGAAGACGATACCAAAAGATCCAGCAAATCCTGA
- the LOC121408748 gene encoding dnaJ homolog subfamily A member 3, mitochondrial-like isoform X2: MLFKMATVSLLRNIRTGQKLSSFYLLQGEIARPNRCKTCRSVSTSRLSTFSTFSKPKSDSLKDKFGGGGLQHHEFIHGLSRNIHTSTTALSGKKDFYQILGVPKTATQKEIKKAYYELAKKYHPDRNKENPDASKKFAEVAEAYEVIGDEGRRKEYDTVGQAGFGAGGMGGGAGGFQGQWQQSTMDPEELFRKIFGNQAFDRGGMFDESMFGGFNAAHEVAMDLTFSEAARGVNKEINVKMEDRCERCKGSRAEPGTKTSKCHQCNGTGQETVNTGPFVMRTTCRRCRGTRVIINVPCIVCRGAGQTMQRKKVVVPVPAGVEDGQTVRMPVGSQELFITFRVARSNQFRRDGADIHSDATISYTQAALGGTCKIKGIYDTITLNIPPGTQSHARIRLPGKGISRVNGYGFGDHHVHIKIKVPTSLGDKQKALLMAYAEEESGVTGTVNGLSKTQDAQKAKDEPLDESDEEKEPGFFGRLLDRIRGN; encoded by the exons ATGTTGTTCAAAATGGCGACGGTCAGCCTCCTGCGAAACATCAGAACCGGTCAGAAATTGTCTTCTTTTTATCTCTTACAAGGAGAGATTGCTCGTCCGAACAGATGCAAAACATGCAGAAGTGTGTCAACTAGCAGACTATCGACTTTTTCGACTTTTTCAAAACCTAAAAGCGATagtttaaaagataaatttgGAGGAGGAG GCTTACAGCATCATGAGTTTATCCATGGATTGAGCAGAAACATACACACAAGTACAACAGCATTGTCAGGAAAAAAAGATTTCTATCAAATACTGGGGGTTCCTAAAACAGCAACTCAGAAAGAAATCAAGAAAGCTTATTATGag TTGGCCAAGAAATACCACCCTGATAGGAACAAAGAGAACCCTGATGCATCCAAGAAGTTTGCTGAAGTTGCAGAAGCATATGAG gTTATAGGAGATGAAGGTCGGAGGAAAGAATATGACACGGTAGGTCAAGCTGGTTTTGGAGCAGGTGGAATGGGCGGTGGGGCTGGTGGCTTCCAGGGACAGTGGCAACAATCAACCATGGATCCTGAGGAACTCTTCCGGAAGATCTTTGGCAATCAGGCTTTTGACCGAGGTGGCATGTTTGACGAGTCAATGTTTGGTGGATTCAATGCTGCTCATGAG GTGGCCATGGATTTGACATTCAGTGAAGCAGCCAGAGGTGTAAACAAGGAGATAAACGTTAAGATGGAGGACAGGTGTGAACGATGCAAGGGATCTCGTGCTGAACCAGGAACAAAAACATCAAAGTGTCACCAGTGCAATGGAACAGGACAG GAAACTGTGAACACAGGACCATTTGTGATGAGAACAACATGTCGGCGTTGCCGTGGTACCCGAGTAATCATTAATGTTCCATGTATAGTGTGTAGAGGGGCAGGACAGACCATGCAAAGAAAGAAAGTAGTTGTTCCAGTACCAGCAG GTGTTGAAGATGGTCAAACAGTAAGAATGCCTGTTGGTAGTCAAGAGTTATTCATCACGTTCCGTGTTGCTAGGAGTAACCAGTTCCGAAGAGATGGAGCAGACATACATTCAGATGCTACCATCAGCTACACTCAGGCTGCTCTCGGTGGTACATGCAAAATCAAGGGAATCTATGATACTATTACACTTAAT ATTCCACCCGGCACCCAGTCACATGCTAGGATACGTCTACCAGGTAAAGGCATTAGTCGTGTCAATGGCTACGGGTTTGGAGATCACCATGTTCATATCAAGATCAAGGTCCCTAC ATCTTTAGGAGATAAACAGAAGGCATTACTAATGGCGTATGCTGAAGAAGAATCAGGAGTGACAGGGACAGTCAATGGACTTAGTAAAACACAGGATG CCCAAAAAGCTAAAGATGAGCCTTTAGATGAGAGTGATGAAGAGAAAGAACCAGGCTTCTTTGGGAGATTACTAGACAGAATCAGAGGAAATTAA
- the LOC121429714 gene encoding CMP-N-acetylneuraminate-poly-alpha-2,8-sialyltransferase-like, whose product MLIKNLWRRTKWTRLTIVVTEITLVLVLWYLNCVKFYDIVRHNGSEYIKYEPTFEELMSLYQTTIHQANLSDIPPPSRRRAQLMKPLSVDARENARSKIMEYLNTSTTFRIFRRDIEPQNFKFGVNLTTILHQNQTDVLPSPVGHRCAVVGNSGILLSSLCGHEIDDYDFVFRLNLAPVDGEFTRDVGAKVDLITLNKMELVQLAKLSTGLKTQKEGWMYINRLNFITNKSIIWYPKGFPDKLSKIAVSFRDTLYLQPAWAYSPESLMYLASRVWKIPVPSTGLSVMTAALLHCDEVTMYGFYPFPKDTRGRPLRYHYYEPNTGPFYSKGNSTIGVHRMPKEFALLQQLAVDGVLRLVTERCYEET is encoded by the exons ATGTTGATAAAAAATCTATGGAGACGTACAAAATGGACTCGATTGACCATCGTTGTGACCGAGATCACCCTCGTTTTGGTACTGTGGTATCTAAATTGTGTTAAATTCTATGACATAGTTAGACATAACGGATCCGAATATATTAAATATGAACCAACGTTTGAGGAATTGATGAGCTTGTATCAAACAACAATTCATCAAG CTAACCTCAGCGACATTCCTCCTCCTTCTCGACGTCGTGCTCAGCTGATGAAACCGTTGTCCGTGGACGCCAGAGAAAATGCAAG GTCCAAGATAATGGAATACCTGAATACAAGCACAACTTTCAGGATATTTCGACGTGACATCGAGCCCCAAAACTTTAAGTTTGGCGTCAACTTGACCACAATCCTACACCAGAATCAAACGGACGTACTTCCCTCCCCCGTGGGTCACCGATGCGCCGTGGTAGGTAACTCAGGTATCCTTCTATCAAGTCTGTGTGGACACGAGATCGATGATTACGACTTTGTCTTCCGGTTGAACCTTGCCCCGGTAGACGGTGAATTCACCAGAGATGTGGGCGCCAAAGTCGATCTCATTACCTTGAATAAGATGGAGCTCGTCCAGCTTGCCAAACTCTCAACGGGTCTAAAGACTCAGAAAGAAGGCTGGATGTATATCAATAGACTTAATTTCATCACCAATAAGAGTATCATATGGTATCCGAAGGGATTTCCAGATAAACTGAGTAAAATAGCTGTTTCCTTCAGAGATACCCTATATCTTCAACCGGCTTGGGCGTATAGTCCTGAATCTCTCATGTACCTGGCATCAAG agTATGGAAAATCCCAGTGCCTTCGACTGGTTTATCTGTGATGACTGCAGCTCTACTACACTGTGATGAAGTCACCATGTATGGATTTTATCCTTTCCCAAAAGATACCCGAGGACGACCCTTGAGGTATCATTATTATGAGCCCAATACAGGCCCATTTTACTCAAAGGGGAACAGTACTATTGGCGTTCACAGGATGCCCAAGGAATTCGCGCTTTTACAACAGCTAGCCGTAGATGGCGTGCTCCGATTAGTCACAGAGCGGTGTTACGAGGAAACTTGA